In the genome of Halictus rubicundus isolate RS-2024b chromosome 9, iyHalRubi1_principal, whole genome shotgun sequence, one region contains:
- the Cog6 gene encoding conserved oligomeric Golgi complex subunit 6, whose protein sequence is MSEKNPNTALVRRVNKLLESRVEHDKDTLEALKELSTFFTENTLNARRNLRSKIERRSLAINEEFLSAFREVKASLDVIYQDVLAMNTAVQCMTNRLQSTKTQTSQLIDQTTKLQSKSQTLSMQHEVATAFIRNFQLTQTELGILHGPSRDSPITEEFFSVVNRVQEIHSNCRILMQSGYQTLGLDIMQRMTLLQESALERLYRWTQNQCKNIENERLAPLLIKAMNKLQDRPVLFKYILDEYCSARRTALVGSFIDALTLGEGYGGTPNPIEMHANDPKRYVGDMLAWLHQAIPVERENIITLMKGCDKTDISDQVKQSLSNITEGLCHPLKSRIEHIVSADAPATVLYSVTTLLRFYRDIIQQAIPESALDSTLSDLLVLSEKSFLSRLQKETRIALGERAEPPGTDLVPAPSVSRLLALLNEILSVASIAEDREKDMLQIVSCIIDPLLQEVNETASRLPTVDMAVYLLNCMHQIQSTLALYEYMDQRLERLQAQSDAQIDTLTSEQASSLVAHLNLGSIYTILQGHEQGPLSSIPGMDPLSVKEFTNKLEAFLVMPDVLLLPQISLLQSNNHRVITQKRSFEVIGAIYKQLYESCHDPKNLYQNPNGLFTRSPEDLLRILVAE, encoded by the exons ATGAGTGAAAAAAATCCTAACACTGCCTTGGTTCGACGGGTAAACAAGCTACTCGAATCGAGGGTCGAACACGACAAG GACACACTCGAGGCATTGAAAGAATTGTCCACATTCTTCACGGAGAATACACTGAACGCTCGTCGAAATTTACGCAGCAAGATAGAAAGACGAAGTTTGGCTATAAACGAGGAGTTTCTGTCTGCTTTTAGAGAAGTGAAAGCTTCCTTGGATGTCATCTATCAAGACGTTCTAGCCATGAACACTGCTGTACAATGTATGACAAATCGTCTGCAAAGCACCAAAACCCAAACATCGCAGCTCATCGATCAAACAACTAAACTTCAAAGTAAAAG TCAAACCTTGTCTATGCAACATGAAGTTGCAACTGCGTTCATTAGAAATTTTCAACTAACTCAGACCGAATTAGGCATTTTGCATGGACCAAGCAGAGATTCGCCTATAACAGAGGAATTTTTTTCTGTGGTCAATCGTGTTCAG GAGATTCATAGCAATTGCAGGATATTGATGCAGTCAGGATATCAAACGTTGGGCTTAGATATCATGCAACGAATGACTCTGTTACAAGAGTCGGCCCTTGAAAGGTTATATAGGTGGACACAGAATCaatgtaaaaacattgaaaacgAGCGTTTAGCACCACTGTTAATTAAAGCAATGAATAAACTTCAAGATAGACCAGTTTTATTTAA ATATATCTTAGACGAATATTGTTCAGCCAGACGAACTGCGCTGGTAGGGTCTTTCATAGATGCGTTGACATTGGGAGAGGGATACGGTGGAACACCTAATCCCATTGAAATGCATGCAAACGATCCGAAAAGATATGTCGGCGACATGCTTGCTTGGCTGCACCAGGCTATCCCCGTTGAAAGGGAGAATATTATAACATTGATGAAAGGCTGCGATAAAACTG ATATATCCGATCAAGTTAAACAATCTTTGAGTAACATCACCGAGGGTCTTTGCCATCCGTTGAAGTCAAGAATAGAACACATTGTTTCCGCGGACGCGCCAGCCACGGTGTTATACTCGGTGACAACTCTTCTCAGGTTTTACCGCGACATAATTCAGCAAGCAATACCTGAGAGTGCCTTGGACTCGACGTTGTCGGATTTATTGGTACTCAGCGAGAAAAGTTTTCTTAGTAGGCTGCAGAAAGAGACGCGAATCGCGCTTGGTGAACGTGCGGAACCTCCTGGAACTGATCTGGTACCAGCTCCATCCGTTTCACGATTGTTAGCGCTACTGAATGAAATTCTATCTGTGGCCAGCATTGCGGAAGATAGGGAAAAAGATATGCTACAA ATAGTATCTTGTATCATCGATCCACTTCTGCAAGAAGTGAACGAAACCGCATCGAGATTACCCACAGTGGACATGGCTGTGTATCTCCTGAATTGCATGCACCAAATACAGTCTACCTTAGCATTGTACGAATACATGGATCAAAGATTAGAAAGATTACAG GCCCAATCCGATGCGCAAATCGATACCCTTACATCGGAACAAGCGAGCTCTTTAGTAGCGCATTTAAATCTTGGATCGATCTATACTATTTTGCAAGGGCACGAGCAAGGCCCGTTATCGTCCATTCCTGGCATGGATCCTCTGAGCGTAAAAGAATTTACA AACAAACTTGAAGCTTTCTTAGTGATGCCGGACGTACTGTTACTTCCTCAAATCAGTTTATTACAAAGCAACAATCATCGCGTAATAACGCAAAAACGATCCTTCGAAGTGATCGGAGCCATTTACAAGCAACTATACGAATCCTGTCATGATCCCAAAAATCTATACCAAAATCCGAACGGACTCTTCACAAGGAGCCCGGAAGACCTTTTACGGATCTTGGTCGCCGAGTAA